The following DNA comes from Ricinus communis isolate WT05 ecotype wild-type chromosome 10, ASM1957865v1, whole genome shotgun sequence.
TTTAAGTCACTCGTGCTCATTTCTTGTTcgatgaaaataattattatttcttacaTAATAAAAGTGTGTAAACTATCTGAATAATTCAAGTTTGGCTAAGATTTGACTCGTTTTAACtcattcaaatttattttttaatttaagtctAAATACTCTCCAAAATTcctaacattttaattttaacaaggtaaacatattattaaattagattttataagaCATTAGAAGTAGATTAAGCtacaattttaagaaattgctttaatttaataaaaataaagtatctTTATTGAGTCTAACATTTAATATTAGGTTAAAGGACTAAATTAAgcttttttattgattaagttgactaaccaaaaaaaaaatccaatagTGACTTAGAAGTAAATGAAACAAGAACTCAAGGTTCTCAGTCTTAACAGTTTTAATTTAGTTCTGGTTTCGATTTAAATACAGTTTCAGTTGTAGGTTCTAGGTTATGAtttcaattgaattaaaatctgaaaaagaataagaatattagttaattaatttagaactttgatattaattatacagTCACACTGATGGCTCAAATTCCAAGCCAATTCCCAGTTAGGAGCCCTTCCCCTCGTGGTTCTAGAGGGATTCATGAACCAACATCTAGTTCTGGATGGCTCAAATGTCGAGCCAATTCCCAGTTAGGAGCCCTTCCCCTAACGGTTCTAGAGGGATTCATGAACCAACTGTTGACTGACCTGGTTCCGAGTTAGACCCAGGCAGATTCCGGTCCAAGTTACGGTTTGGGTTACAGTTTGAACCCAGTCACAGTTCTTCGAAATACAAAAAAACAATAAcacattcttttctttaaagtaATTAGGCATCTAACAGCAAGTAatgaaaatatcataaaaacaaTAACACATCCTTTTCTTTAAAGTAATTAGGCACCTAATAGCAAGTAATGAAAATATCATTGGATTCACTGGGCAGCTGCAAATGCAGTAGAAAACATCTTACAAAATGTTAGATTACATCATGCAGATGGCAAGATATTTATTAGAGAACTTAGTGCGATGGATACACGAGTTataaacccaaaaaaaaaacatgaaaaGAAACTCACCTCAGCTTAAAGCTGTTTGCTAACACTAAATACACATTTTGATCTAACCTCATCTGTACAATCCTCTAAACCCAGTTGCACCAGTCGCagtaaaggaaaaaagaacttTATATAGGTGAGAACAAAAAGGAGGAAGAACATACTTGACATGAGAACATGTCGCGAATAGCTCCATTAGCAAGCCATGCTGCATCAGCTAAAGCTTTAACTTGCAGCACCTTTCATAGTGATCGGCAGAATACATTCTTGAATTAGGTAAAACTGGGCATGCCATTTTTCCCCTTGCAACACTTCAGTACAAGGAAAGCATGTATGatggaaaatgaaaataaaaaagggttTCGAAGGTGGGATTATTCTAAGCTTTCTGAAATGTACGTGAAGAAACCCCATGAAGCAGCCTCACAAACCCCAAGAAACTTAGCTTGCCATCTGAATGTCTTATCCAGTCTTGGAGAACCACATGAACTGGTACGGATGTACTAAGACCGAGCTCCTGAAAATACAACAGTTAAGAAATTTTAGTACTTTGAACCACTGGAGAAGAAAACTGAAGATGATAAGATCATGGCGTATTGTCATTAATTGTTGGTTCACTAATGTTCTAATTGACATGAGACTGCAACTCCACATTGTTAAGTTGTCAAATCAGCATATACAAGGATGGCTTAACAAGTAAAATATCCAGACCACCGGGATGTTGAAGCAGTGAAAATTCTCCATTAATCATTTGCCTAAAAATTGTAGGAAGTTTAGGTATATTATGAGAAACCGAATGCATGAATGTGAGCATTCACATGCAAGTGTGCACAAAAGTCATAGAGAGACAGAGATAGGGATAGATTTAGGGGTGATGGTGATGGtgttagagagagagagagaaagagaacaTACTGAGGCCAGTTCCTCTATCATAATAGGTCTGTTCCCATCCTTCTCAAACAACTCATAGGCACGCCTTGCATGTTGCTCCCAACAATCCATTCCTTCTAGCTGATGCACACTAATGGAAGCTGCACAAAATTCTTCAAAATCCAACTTTCTGTATTGGAGAGAACTAACCTGAAATGGAGAAGAGCAGACCATTTGATACTCATCCAAAAATCTTCTTCgttgaaaaaattaagtttcatAGTCTCAAAcagtttaagaaaaaaaaaaaaagataaataattaatagataatcTTTTAGTAGTATTACCATGCTCACATAATCAAGGACCCTTGAATCCTTTGTGGCGTCTGTGGAGCTCCTTATAACAGCCTGATAATTCCAACATCATCCAGAATGACATAAAAAAATGCCAAAAGTAAATAACTTGATAGAGAAAGGGAAAAAGGTAGTAAGAGAAACGGCTCACCGTCTTAAAATTTGACATGGAAATGAAACCGTTTTTGCTTGGTCCTAATAGTGTAAACTGTTCCCGGAGGTAAGCTAGCTGGTCTACAGTTAATGTCTTTGCCAAAGCCTGTCATGGTAACATTACTTAGAATAATCATTGTCTGCAGTGGAAGGACTAGAGGCTTATATCAAGCAAGGATAGATTATGAAACATATCAAACACTTTGGCCTCTCCATAGGTTTGCATTAACTAACTTGTTATTTACAGGGATTTGTGAAACATTCCAAATCTGCAAATGGATGCATCTGATACCTACACATTCATAATCTACTTTTTTCATATCATGattaaatttaatgtttatggTATTGGAAAAACCCTTTTTAGCACAGACAAGGTGACttcgaataattaattatgacttTTACCAATCTTGACGGCCTTTAAGCTAGTGAAAGTATGAGTCTTTAAATCTAAGTGTGTGAAAAAAATGAAGGTAATGAAAGCATAATTacttaaaagtaaaatatttatcagtcAGTACATTATGCAACTTACCCCCAGGGCAGATTTCCGCAGAGATGACGAGCAGATATAAGCTTTTACAAGCTTGTATACTATCATATCTAATGGGATCTTTATGTCGTGATGATTGGCTAACCATGGATGACCTGATACAAATTTAGGCACCAATTAGTAAGATTAATATATTGCTGAGGTTCATGTATAACATCACAGGTGAGAAAATCAGGACTTAAAACAAATTCATGCTTCAGCAACTTACTCAGGGCCTGAGCAGCAGTCAGCCTCTTACGATAGTCCTTGTTTAGTAACCTCTTCACGAAATCTATTGCTTCAGGGGATAAAGAAGGCCAAGGAGCTTCATCAAAACTTGGATCCGCTTTAAGAACAGCTCGAAAGATGCCAGATTCTGTGCGGGCCCAAAAGGGTCTGCTGCCACATAGAAGAATATAAGCAATCACACCAATGCTCCACATGTCTGCTTCAGTTCCATATGATCGATGTAGAACTTCAGGAGCTACATAGTATGCACTTCCTACAATGTCATTCAACCTTTCATCTGCAAAAGAATCTAAATACTCAAATTCCAGACCATCTTTCAACCAGAAAGGGGAGGGAATTATCTTAATGCAGTATCTCTGACCTGGCTTTACATAGTCAGAAAGTCCAAAATCAATGGCCTTCAATGGGGAACTCTCCTCCTTTGTAGAGAACAGAAAATTCTGAAGGAAACCATAGAATGTGATGATTAATAAAAACGGGATATGCCATGATATAAATGAAATCCAATTTGGGAGAGCATTTGTTAAAAACAAGGTTTTAATCTATTGTCTCAATTTCATTCGAACACAAGCTATAGCGTAGAGCACCAGGTAGTAAAACTAGCAACTGGTTCAGGAAAGTAGAAGAGTGGTCTGACTGTTCTACTGTGATCTGGAAGTTGCAAGTTCAGACCATAGG
Coding sequences within:
- the LOC8273872 gene encoding CDPK-related kinase 7 isoform X3; this translates as MGLCHGKPIETTHQNESNNQSLSIETEPQQAPNSHRSKTSNFPFYSPSPLPSLFKNSPAISSVSSTPLRIFKRPFPPPSPAKHIRALLARRHGSVKPNEASIPEGNESDIGLDKNFGYSKHFVSHYDLGEEVGRGHFGYTCSAKAKKGSMKGQDVAVKIIPKSKMTTAIAVEDVRREVQILRALTGHKNLVQFYDAYEDDDNVYVVMELCTGGELLDRILSRGGKYSEEDAKTVMVQILNVVAYCHVQGVVHRDLKPENFLFSTKEESSPLKAIDFGLSDYVKPDERLNDIVGSAYYVAPEVLHRSYGTEADMWSIGVIAYILLCGSRPFWARTESGIFRAVLKADPSFDEAPWPSLSPEAIDFVKRLLNKDYRKRLTAAQALSHPWLANHHDIKIPLDMIVYKLVKAYICSSSLRKSALGALAKTLTVDQLAYLREQFTLLGPSKNGFISMSNFKTAVIRSSTDATKDSRVLDYVSMVSSLQYRKLDFEEFCAASISVHQLEGMDCWEQHARRAYELFEKDGNRPIMIEELASELGLSTSVPVHVVLQDWIRHSDGKLSFLGFVRLLHGVSSRTFQKA
- the LOC8273872 gene encoding CDPK-related kinase 7 isoform X2, with product MGLCHGKPIETTHQNESNNQSLSIETEPQQAPNSHRSKTSNFPFYSPSPLPSLFKNSPAISSVSSTPLRIFKRPFPPPSPAKHIRALLARRHGSVKPNEASIPEGNESDIGLDKNFGYSKHFVSHYDLGEEVGRGHFGYTCSAKAKKGSMKGQDVAVKIIPKSKMTTAIAVEDVRREVQILRALTGHKNLVQFYDAYEDDDNVYVVMELCTGGELLDRILSRGGKYSEEDAKTVMVQILNVVAYCHVQGVVHRDLKPENFLFSTKEESSPLKAIDFGLSDYVKPDSFADERLNDIVGSAYYVAPEVLHRSYGTEADMWSIGVIAYILLCGSRPFWARTESGIFRAVLKADPSFDEAPWPSLSPEAIDFVKRLLNKDYRKRLTAAQALSHPWLANHHDIKIPLDMIVYKLVKAYICSSSLRKSALGALAKTLTVDQLAYLREQFTLLGPSKNGFISMSNFKTAVIRSSTDATKDSRVLDYVSMVSSLQYRKLDFEEFCAASISVHQLEGMDCWEQHARRAYELFEKDGNRPIMIEELASELGLSTSVPVHVVLQDWIRHSDGKLSFLGFVRLLHGVSSRTFQKA
- the LOC8273872 gene encoding CDPK-related kinase 7 isoform X1 is translated as MGLCHGKPIETTHQNESNNQSLSIETEPQQAPNSHRSKTSNFPFYSPSPLPSLFKNSPAISSVSSTPLRIFKRPFPPPSPAKHIRALLARRHGSVKPNEASIPEGNESDIGLDKNFGYSKHFVSHYDLGEEVGRGHFGYTCSAKAKKGSMKGQDVAVKIIPKSKMTTAIAVEDVRREVQILRALTGHKNLVQFYDAYEDDDNVYVVMELCTGGELLDRILSRGGKYSEEDAKTVMVQILNVVAYCHVQGVVHRDLKPENFLFSTKEESSPLKAIDFGLSDYVKPGQRYCIKIIPSPFWLKDGLEFEYLDSFADERLNDIVGSAYYVAPEVLHRSYGTEADMWSIGVIAYILLCGSRPFWARTESGIFRAVLKADPSFDEAPWPSLSPEAIDFVKRLLNKDYRKRLTAAQALSHPWLANHHDIKIPLDMIVYKLVKAYICSSSLRKSALGALAKTLTVDQLAYLREQFTLLGPSKNGFISMSNFKTAVIRSSTDATKDSRVLDYVSMVSSLQYRKLDFEEFCAASISVHQLEGMDCWEQHARRAYELFEKDGNRPIMIEELASELGLSTSVPVHVVLQDWIRHSDGKLSFLGFVRLLHGVSSRTFQKA